In Penaeus monodon isolate SGIC_2016 chromosome 15, NSTDA_Pmon_1, whole genome shotgun sequence, a genomic segment contains:
- the LOC119582145 gene encoding uncharacterized protein LOC119582145, giving the protein MSSHHDKVIPSNPGERLLNYYAESTEPVTWTDTCPEVLLKQERTFSCPDTSLSMKTSPGNHSQSAELPMSPSVQYTLVAVSFLLLFTVLFSMIFECYGRRMI; this is encoded by the exons ATGTCCTCGCATCATGACAAGGTCATCCCCTCCAACCCAGGTGAGAGGCTCCTAAACTACTATGCGGAGTCGACTGAACCAGTCACATGGACCGACACGTGCCCTGAAGTCCTGCTAAAACAGGAGAGGACTTTTTCATGCCCGGACACGAGCTTGAGCATGAAAACAA GTCCTGGGAACCACTCACAATCTGCAGAACTTCCAATGTCGCCTTCGGTGCAATATACTCTTGTTGCAGTGTCATTCCTACTTCTATTCACTGTATTATTTTCAATGATATTTGAATGTTACGGCAGGAGAATGATTTAG